The Candidatus Pantoea soli genome window below encodes:
- the priC gene encoding primosomal replication protein PriC, with product MPQSPVQQRLLTIMEALRQQIAQQRDGACRQPRFDVRLFRCKGTRLADYLQELEQNVALLSEPCTPARQQWLAQKVIDQIAALQRECQSQQLRVARERPHHDPRQQKREEYQGYETRLLAMLQQREQHLARAETLSVQQQLMREVGVLQERLARCRAALQKLELQAPFV from the coding sequence ATGCCCCAATCTCCCGTACAACAGCGTCTGCTGACGATAATGGAAGCGCTGCGCCAGCAGATTGCACAGCAGCGCGATGGTGCCTGCCGGCAGCCGCGCTTCGACGTCCGGCTCTTTCGCTGTAAAGGCACGCGGCTGGCCGATTATCTGCAGGAGCTGGAGCAGAATGTGGCATTGCTCAGTGAGCCGTGTACGCCGGCGCGTCAGCAGTGGCTGGCGCAGAAGGTAATCGATCAAATTGCCGCGCTGCAACGCGAATGCCAGAGCCAGCAGCTGCGGGTAGCGCGCGAACGGCCGCATCACGATCCGCGTCAGCAAAAACGCGAAGAGTATCAGGGCTATGAAACGCGCCTGCTGGCAATGCTGCAGCAGCGCGAACAGCATCTGGCGCGTGCGGAAACGCTGAGCGTGCAACAGCAGCTGATGCGTGAAGTGGGCGTGTTACAGGAGCGACTGGCGCGCTGCCGCGCCGCGCTGCAAAAACTGGAGCTGCAGGCGCCTTTTGTCTGA
- a CDS encoding DUF454 family protein, producing the protein MQRILLLSLGWLAIVLGTLGIVLPLLPTTPFVLLAAWCFARSSPRFHHWLLWRSPFGRYLRHWQQHHAMPPGVKGRAMLLIVLTFALSIWLVPLTWVRILLLGMLCLLLLWMWRIPVVAESPNVREP; encoded by the coding sequence ATGCAGCGCATCTTACTGTTAAGCCTGGGCTGGCTGGCCATTGTGCTGGGCACGCTGGGCATTGTATTACCATTATTACCTACCACGCCATTTGTGTTACTGGCTGCCTGGTGTTTTGCGCGATCTTCACCGCGCTTTCATCACTGGCTGCTGTGGCGTTCGCCGTTTGGCCGTTATCTGCGCCACTGGCAGCAACATCATGCCATGCCGCCCGGCGTGAAAGGGCGAGCCATGTTGCTGATTGTGCTTACCTTTGCGCTCTCGATCTGGCTGGTGCCGCTCACCTGGGTGCGTATTCTGCTACTGGGAATGCTGTGCCTGCTGCTGCTGTGGATGTGGCGTATACCCGTGGTGGCAGAAAGTCCGAACGTGCGCGAACCGTAG
- a CDS encoding GlsB/YeaQ/YmgE family stress response membrane protein: MTLIIWIVMGLAAGWLKRILFPGRPGGFVPTLVLAVIGALIGGYIATYFTTGDLGSLPPAGFIAALAGALIMLLVAAKLRI, encoded by the coding sequence ATGACGCTTATTATCTGGATAGTGATGGGGCTGGCCGCTGGCTGGCTGAAACGCATACTGTTTCCCGGTCGTCCGGGCGGCTTTGTGCCGACGCTGGTGCTGGCGGTGATCGGCGCGCTGATTGGCGGCTATATTGCCACGTATTTTACCACCGGCGATCTGGGCAGCCTGCCGCCAGCCGGGTTTATCGCCGCCCTGGCCGGCGCGCTGATCATGCTGCTGGTGGCAGCCAAATTACGTATTTAG